From Brassica oleracea var. oleracea cultivar TO1000 chromosome C3, BOL, whole genome shotgun sequence, a single genomic window includes:
- the LOC106334755 gene encoding CO(2)-response secreted protease, giving the protein MKGLFFFFSPFSLMFLYLLCISFTAETEAGLRNGDGVYIVYMGSASSAANAYRAQILINTMFKRRANDIVHTYKHGFTGFAARLSAEEAKVIAKKTGVVSVFPDPNYQLHTTHSWDFLKYQTAVKIDSSPPSSPEAGSYDSIIGILDTGIWPESESFNDKDMGPIPSRWKGTCMEAKDFNSSNCNRKIIGARFYKSPDDDSEYFTTRDVIGHGTHTSSTAAGSAVENASYYGVASGTAKGGSPNARIAMYKVCNPGGCAGSSILAAFDDAIADGVDVLSLSLGAPSYAHIELNTDPIAIGAFHAVEQGILVVCSAGNDGPNGGTVVNIAPWIMTVAANTIDRDLESDVVLGGSKVIKGEGIHFGNVSKSPVYPLIHGKSAKSADASESSARTCDYGSLDQEKVKGKIVLCENFDGSSYASSARDEVKSKGGIGCIFVDDRTRAVASAYGTFPTTVIDSKEAAEIFSYVNSTKDPVATILPTVTVEKFTPAPSVAYFSSRGPSSITRSILKPDITAPGVAILAAWTGKDTSISLEGKPPSQFNVISGTSMAAPHVTAVASLIKSLHPTWSPSAIRSAIMTTATQTNNDKGLITTETGATATPYDTGSGELSTTASMQPGLVYETTAVDYLNFLCYYGYNISTIKTISKSVPANFTCPADSKLELISTVNYPSIGISGFKGSENKTVSRTVTNVGGDGVAVYKVSVETPAGFSIQVTPEKLQFTKDGEKLTYQVTVSAADDSLKKDVFGALTWSNAKYKVRSPIVISSETSTTN; this is encoded by the exons ATGAAAGGTCTTTTCTTCTTCTTCTCACCCTTCTCCTTAATGTTCCTCTATCTTCTATGCATCTCATTTACGGCAGAAACTGAAGCTGGATTGAGAAATGGTGATGGGGTTTACATCGTCTACATGGGATCGGCTTCCTCTGCCGCAAACGCTTATAGAGCTCAGATACTCATAAACACCATGTTTAAGAG GAGAGCTAATGATATCGTCCACACATATAAACACGGGTTCACTGGTTTCGCTGCTCGTTTGTCAGCTGAAGAGGCCAAAGTCATAGCCAAGAAAACTGGAGTCGTGTCGGTTTTTCCTGACCCAAACTACCAGCTTCACACAACTCATTCGTGGGATTTTCTCAAGTACCAAACAGCTGTAAAGATCGATTCTAGTCCACCTTCTTCACCAGAAGCTGGATCATACGATAGCATTATCGGTATTCTAGACACAG GAATATGGCCAGAATCAGAGAGTTTTAATGACAAAGACATGGGTCCAATTCCATCTAGGTGGAAAGGTACATGCATGGAAGCAAAGGACTTCAACTCTTCTAACTGTAACAG AAAGATAATCGGAGCAAGATTCTACAAAAGTCCTGATGATGATTCAGAATACTTCACCACAAGAGATGTGATCGGTCACGGTACTCACACCTCGTCCACTGCAGCTGGATCAGCCGTGGAGAACGCGTCCTACTATGGTGTAGCTTCAGGAACCGCTAAGGGAGGTTCACCAAACGCTAGGATCGCCATGTACAAAGTATGCAATCCTGGGGGATGCGCTGGCTCCTCTATCTTAGCTGCTTTCGACGATGCAATAGCTGATGGAGTTGATGTTCTATCTTTGTCTCTTGGAGCTCCATCTTATGCTCACATCGAGCTGAACACTGATCCTATAGCCATTGGAGCTTTTCATGCGGTGGAGCAAGGGATCTTGGTGGTCTGCTCTGCGGGCAATGATGGTCCTAATGGTGGTACGGTTGTAAATATTGCACCTTGGATAATGACTGTTGCAGCAAACACTATTGACAGAGACTTAGAGTCTGATGTTGTGCTTGGCGGCAGTAAAGTCATCAAG GGTGAAGGAATACACTTTGGGAATGTTAGTAAGTCTCCTGTATATCCTTTGATTCATGGCAAGTCTGCGAAAAGCGCTGATGCTTCTGAAAGTTCAGCCAG GACTTGTGACTATGGTTCTCTAGATCAAGAGAAGGTGAAAGGGAAGATTGTACTATGCGAGAATTTCGATGGATCATCTTATGCATCAAGTGCTAGGGATGAAGTGAAGAGCAAGGGAGGCATCGGTTGCATCTTTGTAGATGATAGAACAAGAGCAGTTGCTAGCGCTTATGGCACTTTTCCTACGACTGTAATTGACTCAAAGGAAGCAGCTGAGATCTTCTCCTATGTCAACTCTACCAA GGATCCTGTGGCAACGATTCTTCCCACTGTAACGGTTGAGAAGTTCACACCCGCGCCTTCTGTTGCTTATTTTTCTTCCAGAGGTCCTTCAAGCATCACAAGAAGCATTCTCAAG CCTGACATTACAGCACCAGGAGTGGCGATACTCGCTGCTTGGACAGGGAAGGACACAAGTATTTCACTGGAAGGCAAGCCGCCTTCTCAGTTCAACGTCATCTCAGGAACCTCCATGGCGGCTCCTCATGTCACAGCTGTTGCATCTCTGATCAAATCACTCCATCCCACATGGAGTCCATCCGCCATCAGATCAGCAATTATGACAACAG CGACTCAAACGAACAATGACAAAGGCCTTATAACAACAGAAACTGGTGCAACAGCCACACCTTATGACACTGGATCAGGAGAGCTGAGCACAACAGCATCAATGCAACCAGGGCTGGTCTACGAGACTACTGCTGTTGACTACTTGAACTTCCTCTGTTACTATGGATACAACATAAGCACAATCAAGACGATATCAAAATCTGTTCCAGCAAATTTCACTTGCCCTGCAGATTCCAAACTAGAACTGATCTCAACCGTTAACTATCCATCAATTGGAATCTCTGGATTCAAGGGAAGCGAAAACAAGACGGTGAGCAGGACAGTGACTAATGTTGGTGGAGACGGTGTGGCTGTTTACAAAGTCAGCGTGGAAACACCAGCAGGGTTTAGTATTCAGGTGACGCCAGAGAAACTGCAGTTTACAAAAGATGGTGAGAAGTTGACATACCAGGTGACAGTCTCTGCTGCTGATGATTCACTTAAAAAAGATGTATTTGGGGCTCTTACTTGGTCTAATGCTAAGTACAAGGTCAGAAGTCCAATTGTAATTAGTAGCGAGACTAGTACCACAAACTGA
- the LOC106334758 gene encoding SKP1-like protein 3, with protein MSKKIILKSSDGESFEVDEAVALESQTIKHMVEDDCIADGIPLPNVTSAILAKVIEYCKKHVDAAAEANAGDKDIYGNTEDTELKNWDTEFAKVDQPTLFDLILAANYLNITGLLDLTCKTVADMIVGKTPAQMREHFNIKNDYTPEEEEEVRKENAWAFE; from the exons ATGTCGAAGAAGATCATCCTCAAGAGTTCCGACGGCGAATCGTTCGAGGTCGATGAGGCCGTTGCGCTCGAGTCCCAGACGATCAAGCACATGGTCGAAGACGACTGCATCGCTGACGGAATCCCTCTTCCGAACGTCACCAGCGCCATCCTCGCCAAGGTTATCGAGTACTGCAAGAAGCACGTCGACGCCGCCGCCGAGGCTAACGCCGGAGACAAGGACATCTACGGAAACACCGAGGACACCGAGCTCAAGAATTGGGATACCGAGTTCGCTAAAGTTGATCAGCCTACGCTCTTCGATCTCATCTTG GCTGCTAATTATCTGAACATCACTGGACTTCTTGACTTGACGTGCAAGACTGTGGCGGATATGATCGTAGGCAAGACCCCAGCTCAGATGCGCGAGCACTTCAACATCAAGAACGACTACACGCCTGAGGAAGAAGAAGAGGTTCGCAAGGAGAATGCTTGGGCCTTCGAGTGA